One Phoenix dactylifera cultivar Barhee BC4 chromosome 14, palm_55x_up_171113_PBpolish2nd_filt_p, whole genome shotgun sequence DNA window includes the following coding sequences:
- the LOC103704764 gene encoding ras-related protein RABA2a-like, with protein MAARRAEEEYDYLFKVVLIGDSGVGKSNLLSRFTRNEFCLESKSTIGVEFATRTLQVEGRIIKAQIWDTAGQERYRAITSAYYRGALGALLVYDMTKPTTFENVSRWLKELRDHADSNIVIMLIGNKSDLSHLRAVATEDAQSFAEREGLSFIETSALEAINVEKAFQLILAEIYRSISKKNISSDEPGQGPTGGIKEGKTIAVSASETNSTRKCCST; from the exons atggCGGCGAGGAGAGCGGAGGAGGAGTACGATTACTTGTTCAAGGTGGTATTGATCGGCGATTCCGGGGTGGGGAAGTCCAACCTTCTCTCCCGATTCACGCGCAACGAGTTCTGCCTTGAGTCCAAGTCCACCATCGGCGTCGAATTCGCCACCCGCACCCTCCAA GTGGAGGGCAGGATAATAAAAGCACAAATATGGGACACAGCAGGCCAGGAGCGATACAGGGCAATAACCAGTGCCTATTACCGTGGAGCCCTTGGTGCCCTCTTAGTCTATGACATGACGAAGCCCACAACATTTGAGAATGTCAGTCGGTGGCTCAAGGAGCTTCGCGACCATGCTGACTCCAACATTGTGATCATGCTCATTGGTAACAAAAGTGACCTCAGTCACCTCCGTGCGGTCGCCACTGAAGATGCGCAGAGCTTTGCTGAAAGGGAGGGGCTATCCTTCATTGAGACATCTGCCCTTGAGGCTATAAATGTGGAGAAGGCCTTCCAATTGATTCTTGCTGAGATTTATCGAAGCATCAGCAAGAAAAACATCTCTTCAGACGAGCCTGGGCAAGGACCTACTGGAGGCATCAAAGAAGGGAAGACCATCGCAGTCTCGGCATCAGAGACCAACAGTACCAGGAAATGCTGCTCAACATAG
- the LOC103704762 gene encoding GDSL esterase/lipase At1g33811 isoform X2, protein MGNLGKLVLFVTLVFVGATSAWSTDPQVPCFFIFGDSLVDNGNNNGILSLARANYRPYGVDFPQGASGRFTNGRTMVDILGFRSFIPPYATARGDEVLRGLNYASGAAGLRSETGSNLGQHYPFAEQINHFRNTVQYMRRTFKGNTTKLRDHLSKCIYFVGMGSNDYLNNYFMPFYYPTSYEYSPSTFATLLLQAYSQQLMQLYNLGARKVAIIGIGQVGCIPYELARNRNSNNGRNNSQCNETINKDITIFNNGLVQMVNRFNKQKSGAKFIYVNTFQTSKDIAANAASYGFKVVDRGCCGVGRNNGQITCLPYQTPCSDRTKYLFWDAFHPTEVANVIYARKAYSSKSKSDAYPMNIQQLARA, encoded by the exons ATGGGAAACCTTGGCAAGCTAGTGTTATTTGTCACTCTAGTCTTCGTAGGAGCCACAAGTGCATGGTCGACAGACCCTCAGGTTCCTTGCTTCTTCATCTTTGGAGATTCACTTGTGGACAATGGCAACAACAATGGCATACTGTCACTCGCTAGGGCTAACTACAGACCCTATGGCGTCGACTTCCCCCAGGGTGCATCTGGGAGGTTTACTAATGGCCGGACGATGGTCGATATTTTAG GTTTCCGAAGCTTCATTCCACCATATGCAACAGCTCGGGGGGATGAAGTGCTCAGAGGCTTGAATTATGCATCCGGAGCTGCTGGCCTTAGATCTGAGACTGGGAGCAATTTG GGACAGCACTACCCTTTTGCCGAACAAATAAACCATTTCCGCAACACAGTGCAGTACATGAGGAGGACCTTCAAGGGGAACACCACTAAGCTGAGAGATCATCTAAGCAAATGCATCTACTTTGTGGGAATGGGAAGTAATGACTACCTTAATAACTATTTCATGCCTTTCTATTATCCTACTAGCTACGAGTACAGCCCCTCAACTTTTGCAACACTCCTCCTCCAAGCCTACTCGCAGCAATTAATG CAATTATATAACTTGGGTGCACGTAAGGTGGCGATAATTGGGATCGGGCAGGTTGGCTGCATACCTTACGAGCTAGCCCGAAACCGCAACAGCAACAACGGCAGAAATAATAGCCAATGCAATGAGACGATCAACAAAGACATCACAATTTTCAACAACGGCCTTGTTCAGATGGTTAATCGCTTCAACAAACAGAAATCTGGAGCGAAGTTTATCTATGTAAACACCTTTCAGACCTCGAAGGATATCGCTGCGAATGCAGCTTCTTATG GATTCAAAGTGGTCGACAGGGGATGCTGCGGTGTCGGGCGGAACAATGGGCAGATAACATGTCTACCATATCAAACACCATGCTCTGATCGGACCAAGTACTTGTTTTGGGACGCATTCCACCCTACAGAGGTCGCCAATGTTATCTATGCCCGGAAAGCATATTCTTCCAAGTCGAAATCCGACGCATACCCGATGAACATACAGCAACTTGCAAGGGCCTGA
- the LOC103704762 gene encoding GDSL esterase/lipase At1g33811 isoform X1 — translation MGNLGKLVLFVTLVFVGATSAWSTDPQVPCFFIFGDSLVDNGNNNGILSLARANYRPYGVDFPQGASGRFTNGRTMVDILAQFLGFRSFIPPYATARGDEVLRGLNYASGAAGLRSETGSNLGQHYPFAEQINHFRNTVQYMRRTFKGNTTKLRDHLSKCIYFVGMGSNDYLNNYFMPFYYPTSYEYSPSTFATLLLQAYSQQLMQLYNLGARKVAIIGIGQVGCIPYELARNRNSNNGRNNSQCNETINKDITIFNNGLVQMVNRFNKQKSGAKFIYVNTFQTSKDIAANAASYGFKVVDRGCCGVGRNNGQITCLPYQTPCSDRTKYLFWDAFHPTEVANVIYARKAYSSKSKSDAYPMNIQQLARA, via the exons ATGGGAAACCTTGGCAAGCTAGTGTTATTTGTCACTCTAGTCTTCGTAGGAGCCACAAGTGCATGGTCGACAGACCCTCAGGTTCCTTGCTTCTTCATCTTTGGAGATTCACTTGTGGACAATGGCAACAACAATGGCATACTGTCACTCGCTAGGGCTAACTACAGACCCTATGGCGTCGACTTCCCCCAGGGTGCATCTGGGAGGTTTACTAATGGCCGGACGATGGTCGATATTTTAG CACAATTTCTAGGTTTCCGAAGCTTCATTCCACCATATGCAACAGCTCGGGGGGATGAAGTGCTCAGAGGCTTGAATTATGCATCCGGAGCTGCTGGCCTTAGATCTGAGACTGGGAGCAATTTG GGACAGCACTACCCTTTTGCCGAACAAATAAACCATTTCCGCAACACAGTGCAGTACATGAGGAGGACCTTCAAGGGGAACACCACTAAGCTGAGAGATCATCTAAGCAAATGCATCTACTTTGTGGGAATGGGAAGTAATGACTACCTTAATAACTATTTCATGCCTTTCTATTATCCTACTAGCTACGAGTACAGCCCCTCAACTTTTGCAACACTCCTCCTCCAAGCCTACTCGCAGCAATTAATG CAATTATATAACTTGGGTGCACGTAAGGTGGCGATAATTGGGATCGGGCAGGTTGGCTGCATACCTTACGAGCTAGCCCGAAACCGCAACAGCAACAACGGCAGAAATAATAGCCAATGCAATGAGACGATCAACAAAGACATCACAATTTTCAACAACGGCCTTGTTCAGATGGTTAATCGCTTCAACAAACAGAAATCTGGAGCGAAGTTTATCTATGTAAACACCTTTCAGACCTCGAAGGATATCGCTGCGAATGCAGCTTCTTATG GATTCAAAGTGGTCGACAGGGGATGCTGCGGTGTCGGGCGGAACAATGGGCAGATAACATGTCTACCATATCAAACACCATGCTCTGATCGGACCAAGTACTTGTTTTGGGACGCATTCCACCCTACAGAGGTCGCCAATGTTATCTATGCCCGGAAAGCATATTCTTCCAAGTCGAAATCCGACGCATACCCGATGAACATACAGCAACTTGCAAGGGCCTGA
- the LOC103704761 gene encoding putative 12-oxophytodienoate reductase 11, producing MAAIPLLTPCKMGRFDLSHRIVLAPLTRQRSFGNVPQPHAILYYSQRASKGGLLIAEATGVSDTAQGYPQTPGIWTKEQVEAWRPIVDAVHEKGGIFFCQIWHVGRVSNYGFQPNGQAPISCTDKPLASQVRANGVDITQFSPPRRLATEEIPLIVNDFRNAAKNAIEAGFDGVEIHGAHGYLVDQFLKDQVNDRTDQYGGSLENRCRFALEIVQAVVDEIGADSVGIRLSPYADYMESRDSDPAALGLYMVNSLNKFGISYCHMIEPRMVKVGEKVETPHSLLPMRKAFKGTFIVAGGYDREEGNKVVSSGYADLVAYGRLFLANPDLPQRFELDAPLNKYNRSTFYIPDPVVGYTDYPFLG from the exons ATGGCTGCAATTCCTCTTCTCACTCCTTGCAAGATGGGTAGATTCGATCTCTCCCACAG GATAGTTTTGGCACCATTGACAAGACAGAGGTCCTTTGGCAACGTTCCCCAGCCTCATGCCATCTTATATTACTCTCAGCGGGCCTCCAAAGGTGGCCTTCTTATAGCCGAGGCCACCGGAGTTTCAGACACTGCTCAAGG GTACCCACAAACGCCCGGCATTTGGACAAAAGAGCAGGTGGAAGCATGGAGACCTATTGTGGATGCAGTTCATGAGAAGGGCGGCATCTTCTTTTGCCAGATTTGGCATGTGGGAAGAGTTTCAAATTATG GTTTTCAGCCTAATGGGCAAGCTCCAATCTCATGTACTGACAAACCACTAGCATCTCAAGTGCGAGCTAATGGTGTTGACATTACACAGTTCTCACCTCCTCGGCGGTTGGCTACAGAAGAGATCCCTTTGATTGTCAATGATTTCAGAAATGCTGCTAAGAATGCGATAGAAGCTG GTTTCGATGGGGTTGAGATCCATGGAGCCCACGGATATTTGGTTGATCAGTTTCTGAAGGACCAAGTCAACGATCGGACAGACCAATATGGTGGGAGCCTGGAGAATCGTTGCCGCTTTGCACTTGAAATAGTACAAGCTGTGGTTGATGAGATTGGAGCTGACAGCGTTGGAATAAGGCTTTCCCCCTATGCTGACTACATGGAATCAAGGGATTCTGATCCAGCTGCTCTTGGTCTCTATATGGTCAATTCTTTGAACAAATTTGGGATCTCGTATTGCCATATGATAGAACCAAGGATGGTTAAAGTAGGAGAAAAGGTTGAAACTCCTCACTCTCTTCTTCCTATGAGGAAAGCATTCAAGGGAACATTTATTGTTGCTGGAGGCTATGATAGAGAAGAAGGCAATAAAGTTGTTTCTAGTGGCTATGCTGATCTGGTTGCATATGGACGCCTGTTCTTGGCTAATCCTGATCTTCCTCAAAGATTTGAGTTGGATGCTCCACTTAATAAATATAACAGGAGCACTTTTTACATTCCTGATCCAGTTGTTGGATATACAGACTATCCATTTCTTGGTTAA